A single genomic interval of Schistocerca americana isolate TAMUIC-IGC-003095 chromosome 2, iqSchAmer2.1, whole genome shotgun sequence harbors:
- the LOC124594263 gene encoding uncharacterized protein LOC124594263 produces LETETWDGLTGAAWPSGHPLPLPAWGSFRGQPLRFASVERYEELAASLELSVQQLVQAHNYNSIGNFVRFYKEFCASGEDSLSHFYRHYEPPITEEHYTCVGLALELLQKLRRLDKKFPGLASGLFLASCEESIEDVDSYVSYDPCPRTVEKEHVLVALRIDIGGRLGVALLDPGYHVARVVTVMEDGSYPHTGWFTQSDQPHCRKDYGYSLTGNGKYVLWRDRRTMRDGLEEVYAALIYVGRPFLAPVSVTERRNLVYNTRSLVGRDTKGGLTATICVKIPREGDPVVTVSRQTGSGRNERRKFPLSSFISMSDSDILSWVAALAQSLNMAEVELANLMGDLAHALLDMDFRAQLLAINDDINYVAQDN; encoded by the exons CTCGAGACAGAAACCTGGGATGGGCTAACAGGGGCGGCGTGGCCTTCGGGCCACCCGCTTCCACTTCCGGCATGGGGTAGTTTCCGTGGGCAGCCGCTCCGGTTCGCCTCTGTGGAGCGCTATGAGGAACTGGCCGCCAGCCTCGAGTTAAGCGTGCAACAGCTCGTTCAAGCTCACAACTACAACAGCATTGGCAACTTCGTCAG GTTCTACAAAGAGTTTTGTGCAAGTGGTGAGGATAGCTTGAGTCACTTCTATCGACACTATGAACCTCCCATAACGGAAGAGCATTACACCTGTGTTGGTTTGGCATTAGAACTGCTGCAGAAGCTAAGGCGCCTCGACAAGAAGTTTCCAGGTCTTGCTTCTGGGCTGTTTCTTGCTTCATGTGAGGAG TCCATAGAAGATGTTGACAGTTATGTCAGCTACGATCCGTGCCCAAGAACGGTGGAAAAGGAGCATGTCCTTGTGGCTCTTCGTATTGACATTGGAGGAAGGCTAGGTGTTGCTCTGTTAGACCCAGGCTATCATGTTGCCAGGGTGGTGACTGTTATGGAAGATGGTTCCTATCCACACACTG gATGGTTTACACAGTCAGATCAGCCACACTGCCGAAAGGATTATGGATATTCATTAACAGGAAATGGGAAGTATGTGCTGTGGAGAGATCGCCGGACAATGCGTGATGGTCTAGAAGAGGTGTATGCTGCTTTGATTTATGTGGGACGTCCTTTCCTTGCTCCAGTATCTGTTACTGAACGCCGAAACCTTGTATACAACACCCGTTCACTTGTTGGCCGAGATACGAAGGGTGGACTAACTGCTACCATTTGTGTAAAG ATTCCACGTGAGGGTGATCCAGTTGTGACGGTGTCCAGGCAAACAGGATCTGGTCGTAATGAGCGACGAAAATTCCCACTTTCAAGTTTCATCAGTATGTCTGACTCTGACATCTTATCTTGGGTGGCAGCATTGGCACAGTCTTTGAATATGGCAGAAGTAGAGCTTGCCAATCTTATGGGTGACCTAGCACATGCACTGTTGGATATGGATTTCCGTGCACAATTGTTGGCCATTAACGACGACATCAACTATGTTGCTCAAGACAACTGA